Genomic DNA from Fusarium keratoplasticum isolate Fu6.1 chromosome 2, whole genome shotgun sequence:
CACCCCTCTCCAGAGCAGCATCTGCGCGCACAGCTCGAACTCCTCAAGAATCACGACGCGACGTCGCCTTCGTCGGCACCTCCTGGCGCTCGCGACCTCAGGAACCCGCCGCTGCAGCCTGCTCCTGCGCGGCCATCGAATGGATTCGACCACCTGGCCGCTCCTCAAGACGCTGTTCGGGCTATAGCCGCTAAAGGCGAGGCTGAAGCTCACATTCATCCTGAGCTCCGCGCCCGACCCAACCACGCGCCAACCGCAAACATGATGCCCATTGCGCCCCCGTCTGGACATAGTCCAGGGGCTACTGCTGGTCCTTCTGCCGCACCCATTGCTCCCGCGCCGCAGATCCCTGGCCCGATAGACGAGATGCCAGGCGATGGCCGCAAGGCGAAGCGGGAGTTGTCCCAGTCAAAGCGCGCAGCCCAAAACCGAGCCGCTCAAGTAAGTGGAACGAATCGCGAGCTGTAGATCCGCTGTACTAATTGGGTTTGTTTAGAGAGCTTTCCGACAGCGCAAGGAGGGAtacatcaagaagctcgagcaACAAGTTCGCGACTACATGGAGATGGAACAGTCCTTCAAAACTATGCAGTCAGAGAATTACGCCCTTCGCGAATATGTCATCCACCTGCAATCGCGACTGCTGGATGTTCACGGCGAATTCCCCCCACCTCCACCTAATGTCAACCTTCAACCGGCGCCACCAACTTCGGGACCCGCGCCGAGCGTTCCTGAGCCGGCACCTAGTAATCCTGCCGTGGGAACACCTCTCGAGGCCGTCGCGCAGGCCGTGGCCGGCCTTGCGGCTCAGGAGCAGATGGCTGAGCGACAGCAGTACACGGGTAATCAATTCAAGCCTGagcccgccgccgaggacaCGCGGACAGCGGAGGAGATCAACAGACAACTACAACAACCCGAGGAGCCTGCACAACAACCCGCGGCTTGACCGCAAATGATATCCATCTGACTGTTGGAAGACGTTATTTTTATCACGGCGTTGAGGATGCGATTGTGGTGACCAATGTTATGTTATATAGGAGAGCGGCGTTTCGGCTCCTTTGATGTTATTACAACCAAGACCCCCATGTACGGAGTTTCCGTACGGAGCCTACAAATCTCGCGGTAATGTTATCCGTGCCGTTTCTACCCTTTACAGGTCTTGAGGAATCTGCATGATTCCAACAGGACCGGGGTGCTCACCGGCTGGGCTGGCCGAGCTGATATTGGAACAAGTGGGAGGTGATTTGCAGAAGGGCGTATTGTGTTTCTGTTTTCAAGACTTTCAGACAGTGCTTGCAATAAATCACCCAAGTTAGGGTTAAGCTGAGCCAGAGCTTTTGAA
This window encodes:
- a CDS encoding BZIP domain-containing protein, translating into MLSQTLFPQSSSMQNSSANGASTQEQHLRAQLELLKNHDATSPSSAPPGARDLRNPPLQPAPARPSNGFDHLAAPQDAVRAIAAKGEAEAHIHPELRARPNHAPTANMMPIAPPSGHSPGATAGPSAAPIAPAPQIPGPIDEMPGDGRKAKRELSQSKRAAQNRAAQRAFRQRKEGYIKKLEQQVRDYMEMEQSFKTMQSENYALREYVIHLQSRLLDVHGEFPPPPPNVNLQPAPPTSGPAPSVPEPAPSNPAVGTPLEAVAQAVAGLAAQEQMAERQQYTGNQFKPEPAAEDTRTAEEINRQLQQPEEPAQQPAA